In Acidovorax sp. 106, the following proteins share a genomic window:
- the msrP gene encoding protein-methionine-sulfoxide reductase catalytic subunit MsrP, with product MRTPPRNTGFQHPFSSEITPKAIYEDRRQMLKLMAGGAAGAAMAAWASREAMAQQVPRPGKLAALPGAKSAVAGAVSMEKLTDYKDASTYNNFYEFGTDKADPARNAHTLKTTPWTVEVEGLVKKPGKYGIEDLIKLSAQEERIYRLRCVEGWSMVIPWVGYSLAELIKRVEPMGNAKYVEFVTLADKATMPFVGSRVLDWPYVEGLRMDEAMHPLTLLAFGMYGEVLPNQNGAPVRLVVPWKYGFKSAKSIVKIRFVEKEPGTAWNKAAQQEYGFYSNVNPNVDHPRWSQATERRIGEDGLFAKKRKTLMFNGYEAQVGQLYAGMDLKKFY from the coding sequence ATGCGGACACCGCCTCGCAACACGGGTTTTCAGCACCCGTTTTCCAGCGAAATCACCCCCAAAGCCATCTATGAAGACCGGCGCCAGATGCTCAAGCTGATGGCAGGGGGTGCTGCCGGTGCCGCCATGGCTGCCTGGGCCAGTCGCGAGGCCATGGCCCAGCAGGTGCCGCGCCCCGGCAAGCTGGCGGCGTTGCCTGGCGCCAAGTCGGCCGTCGCTGGGGCTGTGTCGATGGAGAAGCTCACCGACTACAAGGACGCGAGCACCTACAACAACTTCTACGAGTTTGGCACCGACAAGGCCGACCCGGCGCGCAATGCACACACACTCAAAACCACGCCGTGGACGGTCGAGGTGGAGGGCTTGGTCAAGAAGCCCGGCAAGTACGGCATTGAAGACCTGATCAAGCTCAGCGCGCAGGAAGAGCGCATCTACCGCCTGCGCTGCGTGGAGGGCTGGTCCATGGTGATCCCCTGGGTGGGTTACTCGCTGGCCGAGCTGATCAAGCGTGTGGAGCCCATGGGCAATGCCAAATACGTCGAGTTTGTGACCCTGGCCGACAAGGCCACCATGCCGTTCGTGGGTTCGCGCGTGCTCGACTGGCCCTATGTGGAAGGCCTGCGCATGGACGAAGCCATGCACCCGCTGACCCTGCTGGCGTTTGGCATGTATGGCGAGGTGCTGCCCAACCAGAACGGTGCCCCTGTGCGCCTGGTGGTGCCGTGGAAGTACGGCTTCAAGAGCGCCAAGAGCATCGTCAAGATCCGCTTTGTCGAGAAAGAACCCGGCACCGCCTGGAACAAGGCCGCGCAGCAGGAGTACGGCTTTTATTCCAACGTGAACCCGAATGTGGACCACCCCCGCTGGAGCCAGGCCACCGAGCGCCGCATTGGCGAAGACGGCCTGTTTGCCAAGAAACGCAAGACGCTGATGTTCAACGGCTACGAGGCCCAGGTGGGCCAGCTGTATGCCGGCATGGACCTCAAGAAGTTCTACTGA
- the hisH gene encoding imidazole glycerol phosphate synthase subunit HisH, whose product MNTEAKTVAVVDYGMGNLRSVSQAVQAAAQGSGWTVVVTSSPDAVRAAQRVVLPGQGAMPDCMRELRESGLQESVLEAAASKPLFGVCVGMQMLLNHSAEGDTPGLGLIPGEVIKFDLAGRTQPDGSRFKVPQMGWNQVRQVPHGGAVHPVWAGIPDNSYFYFVHSFYARPHSAAHCAGEADYGGVFAAAIARDNIFAAQFHPEKSAEHGLALYRNFLHWNP is encoded by the coding sequence ATGAATACAGAAGCAAAAACAGTCGCCGTGGTGGACTACGGCATGGGCAATCTGCGGTCGGTCTCGCAGGCCGTGCAGGCGGCGGCGCAAGGCAGTGGCTGGACGGTGGTCGTCACCTCCAGCCCCGACGCCGTGCGCGCGGCACAGCGCGTGGTGCTGCCAGGCCAGGGCGCCATGCCCGACTGCATGCGCGAGCTGCGTGAGTCGGGCCTGCAGGAATCCGTGCTGGAAGCCGCAGCGTCCAAGCCCTTGTTTGGCGTGTGCGTGGGCATGCAAATGCTGCTCAACCACAGCGCCGAGGGCGATACACCGGGCCTGGGCTTGATCCCTGGCGAGGTCATCAAGTTCGACCTGGCTGGCCGCACCCAGCCCGATGGCAGCCGCTTCAAGGTGCCGCAAATGGGTTGGAACCAAGTACGCCAAGTGCCCCACGGCGGTGCTGTGCACCCGGTGTGGGCCGGTATTCCGGACAACAGCTACTTTTACTTCGTGCACAGCTTTTATGCGCGCCCGCACAGCGCGGCGCACTGTGCCGGAGAAGCAGACTACGGCGGAGTATTCGCCGCAGCCATTGCGCGCGATAATATTTTTGCCGCGCAATTTCACCCTGAGAAAAGCGCGGAACACGGCTTGGCCCTGTACCGCAACTTTCTGCACTGGAATCCCTGA
- a CDS encoding sulfite oxidase heme-binding subunit YedZ, translated as MRAETSPQRPSGTPGDWRKALLHPAAKPLLFCAALLPAVWLIVAAATNQLGANPAEALIRSTGDWALRALCLVLALTPLRVSFAVPALARWRRMLGLFAFFYAFLHVLSYSWLDMGLDVPDILADIAKRPFILVGTLAFAVLLVLAATSFQRAIRSLGGKRWQALHRSVYAAALLAVLHFFWMRAGKNNFAEVAVYAAIIAALLGWRLWRRLKG; from the coding sequence GTGCGGGCTGAGACGAGTCCGCAGCGCCCCTCCGGCACGCCGGGCGACTGGCGCAAGGCGCTGCTGCACCCTGCGGCCAAGCCTCTGTTGTTTTGCGCAGCGCTGCTGCCTGCGGTGTGGCTTATCGTGGCCGCAGCCACCAACCAGCTGGGCGCCAACCCGGCCGAAGCGCTGATCCGCTCTACCGGCGACTGGGCCCTGCGGGCGCTGTGCCTGGTGCTGGCGCTGACCCCCCTGCGCGTGTCGTTTGCCGTGCCCGCGCTGGCGCGGTGGCGGCGCATGCTGGGCCTGTTTGCGTTCTTCTACGCTTTTTTGCATGTGCTCAGCTACAGCTGGCTGGACATGGGGCTGGACGTGCCCGACATCCTGGCCGACATCGCCAAGCGGCCTTTCATCTTGGTGGGCACGCTGGCCTTTGCGGTGCTACTGGTGCTGGCGGCCACCTCGTTCCAGCGGGCCATTCGGTCGCTGGGGGGCAAGCGCTGGCAGGCGCTGCACCGCTCGGTGTACGCCGCCGCATTGCTGGCGGTGCTGCATTTCTTCTGGATGCGCGCTGGCAAAAATAACTTTGCCGAAGTGGCGGTGTACGCCGCCATCATTGCGGCGCTGTTGGGCTGGCGGCTGTGGCGCAGGCTGAAGGGGTGA
- the ccsB gene encoding c-type cytochrome biogenesis protein CcsB, translating to MNTATTTTITLNEGFFSRRNWFDWLFAAVVAIGGLYAFQRYGAFMDGYEKGILIGAVPCAVWLGWFWRPLRVLMLAVAAVALMAIGLYQQDGVGNLARADTVFGLKYFLSSQSAILWMSMLFFMSTAFYWVGMFSRGEGRTMGMIGSRIAWVAVAMALIGTLVRWYESYLIGPDIGHIPVSNLYEVFVMFCWMTAAFYLYYEEQYETRSLGAFVMLVVSAAVGFLLWYTVVREAHEIQPLVPALKSWWMKLHVPANFIGYGTFALAAMVAFAYLIKLQATETRWYKLAPLWLLGVVLCFEPIVFRQNATEGGSSYWMVYFGVSALIVASILFGRKRIAERLPTFEVLDDVMYKSIAVGFAFFTIATVLGALWAAEAWGGYWSWDPKETWALIVWLNYAAWLHMRLMKGLRGAISAWWALVGLVVTTFAFLGVNMFLSGLHSYGTL from the coding sequence ATGAACACCGCTACGACCACCACCATCACCCTGAACGAAGGCTTCTTCTCCCGCCGCAACTGGTTTGACTGGTTGTTTGCCGCGGTGGTGGCCATCGGCGGGCTCTATGCGTTTCAGCGCTATGGCGCTTTCATGGATGGGTATGAGAAGGGCATCCTCATCGGCGCCGTGCCTTGTGCCGTGTGGCTGGGCTGGTTCTGGCGGCCCCTGCGGGTGCTGATGCTGGCTGTGGCGGCCGTGGCGCTCATGGCGATTGGGTTGTACCAGCAGGATGGCGTGGGCAACCTGGCGCGGGCGGACACGGTGTTTGGGCTCAAATACTTCCTCTCCAGCCAGTCCGCCATCTTGTGGATGAGCATGCTGTTCTTCATGAGCACCGCGTTTTACTGGGTGGGCATGTTCTCGCGCGGCGAGGGCCGCACGATGGGCATGATCGGCTCGCGCATCGCTTGGGTGGCGGTGGCCATGGCCCTCATCGGCACGCTGGTGCGCTGGTACGAGAGCTACCTCATCGGCCCCGACATCGGCCACATCCCGGTCAGCAACCTCTACGAAGTGTTCGTGATGTTCTGCTGGATGACGGCGGCGTTTTACCTGTACTACGAAGAGCAGTACGAAACCCGTTCACTGGGCGCCTTCGTCATGCTGGTGGTGAGCGCGGCGGTGGGTTTTTTGCTCTGGTACACCGTGGTGCGTGAGGCGCATGAAATCCAACCCCTCGTGCCCGCCCTCAAAAGCTGGTGGATGAAGCTGCACGTGCCCGCCAACTTCATTGGCTACGGCACGTTTGCATTGGCCGCCATGGTGGCCTTTGCTTACCTGATCAAGCTGCAAGCTACTGAGACCCGCTGGTACAAGCTGGCGCCGCTGTGGCTGCTGGGCGTGGTGCTGTGCTTTGAACCCATCGTGTTCCGCCAGAACGCCACCGAAGGCGGTAGCAGCTACTGGATGGTGTATTTCGGCGTGTCTGCGCTGATCGTGGCGAGCATCTTGTTCGGCCGCAAACGCATTGCTGAGCGCCTGCCCACCTTTGAGGTGCTGGACGATGTCATGTACAAGTCCATCGCGGTGGGCTTTGCCTTCTTCACCATTGCCACCGTGCTGGGCGCCCTGTGGGCGGCCGAGGCCTGGGGGGGCTACTGGAGCTGGGACCCCAAGGAAACCTGGGCGCTGATCGTGTGGCTGAACTATGCGGCCTGGCTGCACATGCGCCTGATGAAGGGCCTGCGCGGCGCCATCTCTGCCTGGTGGGCGCTGGTGGGGCTGGTGGTCACCACCTTCGCCTTTCTGGGCGTGAACATGTTCCTGAGTGGGTTGCACAGCTACGGCACGTTGTGA
- the hisC gene encoding histidinol-phosphate transaminase, whose protein sequence is MTSAATPFDTLANVLANALSRIRPDVRAMHSYVVQPSTGMLKMDAMENPFALPEALQTALGQRLGSLPLNRYPGARQNDLKAALAAYAGAPAGYDVVLGNGSDELITLLALACAQPGTGHRATMLAPMPGFVMYPMSAQLQGLDFVGVPLTPDFELDEPAMLAAIAQHKPAITYIAYPNNPTATLWDEGAVQRIIDAVGAQGGIVAMDEAYQPFASRTWLTRMQAEPARNAHVLLMRTLSKFGLAGVRLGYMLGQPALVAEIDKVRPPYNVSVLNCEAALFALEHADVFAAQAAELRAQRTVLIDALRAMPGIEKVWDSEANMVLVRVAEAGKTYEGMKTRKVLIKNVSTMHPLLHNCLRLTVGNAQDNATMLAALQASL, encoded by the coding sequence ATGACCTCCGCTGCCACGCCCTTCGACACGCTCGCTAACGTACTAGCTAATGCCCTGAGCCGCATCCGTCCCGATGTGCGCGCCATGCACTCGTACGTGGTGCAGCCGTCCACCGGCATGCTCAAGATGGACGCGATGGAGAACCCCTTTGCCCTGCCCGAGGCGCTGCAGACGGCGTTAGGTCAACGCCTGGGCTCGCTGCCGCTCAACCGCTACCCCGGTGCACGGCAGAACGACCTGAAAGCCGCGCTGGCTGCCTACGCAGGGGCGCCAGCGGGATACGACGTGGTGCTGGGCAATGGCTCGGACGAACTCATCACCCTGTTGGCGCTGGCCTGCGCACAGCCCGGCACCGGCCACCGCGCCACCATGCTGGCCCCCATGCCGGGGTTTGTGATGTACCCCATGAGCGCACAGTTGCAGGGGCTCGACTTCGTGGGCGTGCCTCTCACACCAGACTTTGAACTGGACGAGCCCGCCATGCTAGCCGCCATTGCGCAGCACAAGCCCGCCATCACCTACATCGCCTACCCCAACAACCCCACCGCCACGCTGTGGGACGAGGGCGCGGTGCAGCGCATCATCGACGCCGTGGGCGCACAAGGCGGCATCGTGGCCATGGACGAGGCCTACCAGCCGTTTGCCAGCCGCACCTGGCTCACCCGCATGCAGGCCGAGCCTGCGCGCAACGCGCATGTGCTGCTCATGCGCACGCTCAGCAAGTTCGGCCTGGCCGGTGTACGCCTGGGCTACATGCTGGGACAGCCCGCACTGGTGGCCGAGATCGACAAAGTGCGTCCGCCCTACAACGTGAGCGTGCTCAACTGCGAAGCCGCCCTGTTTGCGCTGGAGCATGCCGATGTGTTTGCCGCCCAGGCGGCCGAGCTGCGCGCGCAGCGCACCGTACTTATCGATGCCCTGCGGGCCATGCCCGGCATCGAAAAGGTGTGGGACAGCGAGGCCAATATGGTGCTGGTGCGCGTGGCCGAAGCGGGCAAGACGTATGAGGGCATGAAAACCCGTAAGGTCCTCATCAAGAACGTTTCTACAATGCACCCATTGCTGCACAACTGTTTGCGTTTGACCGTGGGCAACGCCCAGGACAACGCCACCATGCTGGCAGCACTCCAAGCCTCCTTATGA
- a CDS encoding cytochrome c biogenesis protein ResB — translation MSETTQGVRVQSGSRALRAGVELLSSMRFAIALLTVICIASVIGTVLKQHEPAVNYVNQFGPFWAELFGAVQLNAVYSAWWFLLILAFLVVSTSLCIARNTPKFLSDIKAYKENIREQSLRAFHHKAESPLAQTAEAEARRIGGMLASGGWKVRLQQRDTAAGPGTGWMVAAKAGAANKIGYIAAHSAIVLVCVGGLLDGDLIVRAQMLLGGKTPYAGGGLIAEVKPEHRLSERNPTFRGNLLVAEGTQSSTAILNQSDGVLLQELPFAVELKKFIVEHYSTGMPKLFASEIIIHDKATGEKIPARVEVNHPASYKGIEIYQSSFDDGGSRLKLRAVPMVAGAKAFDVEGVVGSSTQLTNNGGAAGSDTLTLEFTALRTINVENFAGGAENLSGADVRKVDLRESVESRLGAANKTVTKKELRNVGPSVSYKLRDAAGQAREFHNYMLPVDTGDGTPVFLLGVRETPSEPFRYLRVPADDQGSMDGFVRMRAALADPAAREKAVRRYVAQAIEPSRPELAEQLSQSASRALAVFAGALPAAEGKPAGGLQAISDFMEANVPEAERSRAGEVLIRILNGTLFELAQLTRENAGLKPLQQDDRTRGFMTQAVLSLSDAVMYPAPIAFELKDFTQVQASVFQVARAPGKNIVYLGCALLILGVFAMLYIRERRVWVWLSPQGDGSHALMALSTNRKTMDGDKEFVQLAQKLIGAQPQPQTPAGHA, via the coding sequence ATGTCTGAAACCACCCAAGGCGTTCGCGTCCAGTCTGGCTCACGGGCCCTGCGCGCAGGGGTTGAGCTGCTGTCTTCCATGCGGTTTGCCATTGCGCTGTTGACGGTGATCTGCATTGCCTCGGTCATTGGCACCGTGCTCAAGCAGCACGAGCCTGCGGTGAACTACGTCAACCAGTTCGGGCCGTTCTGGGCCGAGTTGTTTGGCGCCGTGCAGCTCAATGCGGTGTACAGCGCGTGGTGGTTTTTGCTGATCCTGGCCTTTTTGGTGGTCAGCACCTCGCTGTGCATCGCCCGAAACACCCCCAAGTTTTTGAGCGACATCAAAGCCTATAAAGAAAATATCCGCGAGCAGAGCCTGCGCGCCTTCCACCACAAGGCCGAAAGCCCCCTCGCGCAGACCGCCGAAGCCGAAGCGCGGCGCATTGGCGGCATGTTGGCCAGCGGCGGCTGGAAGGTGCGCCTGCAGCAGCGCGACACCGCTGCCGGCCCAGGCACGGGCTGGATGGTGGCGGCCAAGGCGGGGGCAGCCAACAAGATTGGCTACATCGCGGCGCACAGCGCCATCGTGCTGGTGTGTGTGGGCGGCTTGCTCGACGGCGACCTGATCGTGCGCGCCCAGATGCTGCTGGGCGGCAAGACGCCATACGCAGGCGGTGGCTTGATTGCCGAGGTGAAGCCAGAACACCGCTTGTCTGAGCGCAACCCCACCTTCCGGGGCAACTTGCTGGTGGCCGAGGGCACGCAATCGAGCACCGCCATCCTGAACCAGTCGGACGGCGTGCTGCTGCAAGAGCTGCCTTTTGCGGTGGAGCTCAAGAAGTTCATCGTCGAGCATTACTCCACCGGCATGCCCAAGCTGTTTGCCAGCGAAATCATCATCCACGACAAGGCCACGGGCGAGAAGATTCCGGCCCGGGTGGAGGTGAACCACCCCGCCAGCTACAAAGGCATCGAGATCTACCAGTCGAGCTTTGACGACGGCGGCTCGCGCCTGAAGCTGCGCGCCGTGCCCATGGTGGCGGGCGCCAAGGCGTTTGATGTGGAGGGCGTTGTGGGCAGCTCCACCCAGCTCACCAACAACGGCGGTGCCGCGGGCAGCGACACCCTGACGCTGGAGTTCACGGCGCTGCGCACCATCAACGTCGAGAACTTTGCCGGTGGGGCCGAGAACCTCTCGGGCGCCGATGTGCGCAAGGTGGATTTGCGCGAATCGGTCGAATCGCGCCTGGGCGCGGCCAACAAGACCGTGACCAAGAAAGAGCTGCGCAATGTAGGCCCCAGCGTGAGCTACAAGCTGCGCGATGCGGCCGGACAGGCCCGGGAGTTCCACAACTACATGCTGCCCGTGGACACGGGCGATGGCACGCCGGTCTTCTTGCTGGGCGTGCGTGAGACCCCCTCCGAGCCCTTCCGCTACCTGCGCGTGCCCGCAGACGACCAAGGCAGCATGGACGGCTTTGTGCGCATGCGGGCGGCGCTGGCCGACCCGGCTGCGCGTGAAAAAGCCGTGCGCCGCTACGTGGCCCAGGCCATCGAGCCCTCGCGGCCCGAGCTGGCTGAGCAGCTCTCGCAATCCGCATCGCGCGCCCTGGCCGTGTTTGCCGGTGCACTGCCAGCGGCTGAGGGTAAGCCTGCGGGTGGGTTGCAGGCCATTTCCGACTTCATGGAAGCCAACGTCCCTGAGGCGGAGCGATCGCGTGCGGGCGAGGTGTTGATCCGCATCCTTAACGGCACCTTGTTTGAGCTAGCGCAACTGACCCGCGAGAACGCCGGGCTGAAACCGTTGCAACAAGACGACCGCACACGGGGCTTCATGACGCAGGCGGTGCTGTCGCTCAGCGACGCGGTGATGTACCCCGCGCCGATTGCGTTTGAACTCAAAGACTTCACCCAGGTGCAGGCCAGCGTGTTCCAGGTGGCGCGTGCCCCCGGCAAGAACATCGTCTATCTGGGCTGCGCCTTGCTGATCTTGGGCGTTTTTGCCATGCTCTACATCCGTGAACGCCGTGTCTGGGTGTGGTTATCCCCCCAAGGCGACGGCTCCCATGCTTTGATGGCGCTCTCCACCAACCGCAAAACGATGGACGGGGACAAGGAATTTGTCCAGCTCGCTCAAAAACTGATCGGGGCTCAGCCCCAACCGCAGACCCCAGCAGGCCACGCATGA
- the hisA gene encoding 1-(5-phosphoribosyl)-5-[(5-phosphoribosylamino)methylideneamino]imidazole-4-carboxamide isomerase has product MLLIPAIDLKDGHCVRLKQGDMDQSTTFGEDPAAMARKWVDAGARRLHLVDLNGAFAGVPKNYSAIKSILKEVGSDIPVQLGGGIRDLDTIEKYIDGGLRYVIIGTAAVKNPGFLKDACSAFGGHIIVGLDAKDGKVATDGWSKLTGHEVVDLAKKFEDWGVESIIYTDIGRDGMLSGINIDATVKLAQSLSIPVIASGGLSNMADIEQLCAVESEGVEGVICGRAIYSGDLDFAAAQARADELGEG; this is encoded by the coding sequence ATGCTGCTCATCCCCGCCATCGATCTCAAAGACGGCCACTGCGTTCGCCTCAAGCAAGGCGATATGGACCAATCCACCACCTTTGGTGAAGACCCTGCGGCCATGGCCCGCAAGTGGGTGGATGCGGGCGCGCGCCGCCTGCACCTGGTGGATTTGAACGGCGCCTTTGCAGGTGTTCCGAAAAATTACAGCGCCATCAAGTCCATCCTCAAAGAGGTGGGCAGCGACATTCCCGTGCAGCTGGGCGGCGGTATTCGTGACCTGGACACCATCGAAAAATACATCGATGGCGGCCTGCGCTACGTCATCATTGGCACCGCAGCCGTCAAGAACCCCGGCTTTTTGAAGGACGCTTGCAGCGCCTTTGGCGGCCACATCATCGTGGGCCTGGATGCCAAGGACGGCAAGGTGGCCACCGATGGGTGGAGCAAGCTCACCGGCCATGAGGTGGTGGACCTGGCCAAGAAGTTCGAAGACTGGGGCGTTGAGTCCATCATCTACACCGACATCGGCCGCGACGGCATGCTCTCGGGCATCAACATCGACGCCACCGTCAAGCTGGCCCAGTCGCTGAGCATCCCCGTGATCGCCTCGGGCGGCCTGTCGAACATGGCCGATATCGAGCAGCTGTGCGCTGTCGAGTCCGAAGGGGTGGAAGGCGTCATTTGTGGCCGCGCCATCTACAGCGGTGACCTGGACTTTGCCGCCGCGCAGGCGCGTGCGGACGAGCTGGGCGAAGGCTGA
- a CDS encoding spherulation-specific family 4 protein, translating into MHTPLNALFRTASLLSAAALATACGGGGGGSDTPVASNVQVTVSTPTSSGGVFSVQAPIAVQAQVTVNGTAAIDGTAVALSLPGGSFAQVAPQTRAGSASSTLTGTTPGPQALTASATVNGTTGTGTQTIYLRPVPAALEILVPAYFHPSTNTGWSQMATSASAVPSVSITAILNPSNGVFTAADSQTLQAARNLVNAGGKVVGYVYTRYGTGTRSLADIKTNIDRYFDLYGSTVVSGIFLDEMASTAGQVEFYREIYQYIKARNANLRVIGNPGAIPAASAYTGVADALVSFEGTATTFQGFDPRTSAPWMYTLANTRNAALVHNADTCAAMKTAVQTAATARYNHGLVYATDLQYNPTTQVGNPWASLPSYWGALVGTVQAVNAGTALPSC; encoded by the coding sequence ATGCACACCCCACTGAACGCCCTCTTTCGTACTGCATCCCTGTTATCTGCGGCAGCCCTGGCAACCGCCTGCGGCGGTGGTGGCGGAGGCAGTGACACCCCGGTGGCCAGCAATGTGCAGGTCACTGTGTCCACCCCTACCAGCAGCGGTGGCGTGTTTTCGGTACAGGCGCCCATCGCGGTGCAGGCACAAGTCACGGTCAACGGCACAGCGGCCATCGATGGCACGGCGGTTGCCTTGTCCCTGCCGGGTGGCAGCTTTGCACAGGTAGCACCACAAACGCGCGCTGGCTCAGCATCCAGCACCCTGACAGGCACCACCCCAGGGCCCCAGGCCCTGACAGCCAGCGCCACAGTGAACGGCACCACCGGCACAGGCACGCAGACCATTTACCTGCGCCCCGTACCTGCCGCGCTGGAGATTCTGGTGCCCGCCTACTTCCATCCGTCCACCAATACCGGCTGGTCGCAAATGGCGACCTCGGCCAGCGCGGTGCCATCGGTGTCCATCACCGCCATCCTGAACCCATCCAACGGCGTGTTCACCGCTGCAGACAGCCAAACCCTGCAAGCCGCCCGCAACCTGGTCAACGCCGGGGGCAAGGTGGTGGGCTACGTGTACACCCGCTATGGCACAGGCACACGCAGCCTGGCCGACATCAAGACCAACATCGACCGGTACTTCGACCTGTACGGCAGCACCGTGGTCAGTGGCATTTTTCTGGATGAAATGGCCTCGACGGCGGGCCAGGTTGAGTTCTACCGAGAGATCTACCAGTACATCAAAGCCCGCAACGCCAACCTGCGGGTGATTGGCAACCCAGGTGCCATTCCGGCTGCCTCTGCCTACACCGGGGTGGCAGATGCGCTGGTGAGCTTTGAAGGCACGGCCACCACGTTCCAGGGCTTTGACCCACGCACCAGCGCACCGTGGATGTACACCTTGGCCAACACGCGCAACGCAGCGTTGGTGCACAACGCCGACACCTGCGCTGCTATGAAGACCGCGGTGCAAACCGCAGCCACGGCCCGCTACAACCATGGGCTGGTATACGCCACCGACCTACAGTACAACCCCACCACCCAGGTGGGCAACCCCTGGGCCAGCCTACCCAGCTATTGGGGGGCACTGGTGGGCACCGTGCAAGCGGTCAATGCCGGGACTGCACTGCCCAGCTGCTGA
- a CDS encoding PIN domain-containing protein, translating to MSTTPIFVDTEVLLASVDERDPERQARARGWLTFCWQTRSGRISSQVLNELYNQAIQRFSGPHVLQQVRAQVRRLRVWLPPHLDAYTVDGAWDLQDRYGLGYWDALIVSSAHQQGCRYLLTEALPHDQMLDAVRAINPFVLSPNELDTAE from the coding sequence ATGAGCACCACCCCCATCTTTGTAGATACCGAAGTGCTGCTCGCCAGCGTGGACGAGCGCGACCCCGAGCGCCAAGCGCGTGCCCGTGGATGGCTCACTTTTTGCTGGCAAACCCGCAGCGGGCGCATCAGCTCGCAGGTGCTCAATGAGCTGTACAACCAAGCCATCCAGCGTTTTTCCGGCCCCCATGTGCTGCAGCAGGTGCGTGCCCAGGTGCGCCGCCTGCGCGTGTGGCTGCCGCCGCATCTGGACGCCTACACCGTGGATGGCGCTTGGGACCTGCAAGACCGCTACGGCCTGGGCTACTGGGATGCGCTCATCGTCTCATCTGCCCACCAGCAAGGCTGCCGCTACCTGCTGACCGAAGCCTTGCCGCACGACCAGATGCTGGACGCCGTGCGCGCCATCAACCCCTTTGTTTTGTCGCCCAACGAACTGGATACTGCCGAATGA
- a CDS encoding CopG family transcriptional regulator: MKNVTITMDDTVAEWVRVEAAKRGSSVSRLMGEWLAEKMRQEDAYAQAMREALAFESWGASAGPYVPRETLFQR; encoded by the coding sequence ATGAAAAACGTCACCATCACGATGGACGACACCGTGGCCGAGTGGGTTCGTGTCGAGGCGGCCAAGCGCGGCAGCAGCGTCTCGCGCCTGATGGGTGAATGGCTGGCCGAGAAGATGCGCCAGGAAGACGCTTACGCGCAGGCCATGCGCGAGGCCCTGGCATTTGAGTCGTGGGGCGCTTCCGCAGGCCCCTATGTGCCACGCGAAACCTTGTTTCAGCGATGA
- the hisB gene encoding imidazoleglycerol-phosphate dehydratase HisB: MTSSALVTSTATDPAADRIAEVSRNTAETRITVRINLDGTGQGKLHTGIGFFDHMLEQIARHGLIDLDIDCAGDLHIDGHHTVEDVGITLGQAFARAVGDKKGISRYGHAYVPLDEALSRVVVDFSGRPGLHLHIPFTAGSIGGFDTQLTYEFFQGFVNHAGVTLHIDNLKGINAHHQCETVFKAFARALRSALTRDPRAAGTIPSTKGSL; encoded by the coding sequence ATGACCTCCTCCGCACTCGTCACTTCCACCGCCACCGATCCCGCAGCCGACCGCATTGCCGAAGTCAGCCGCAACACTGCCGAGACGCGCATCACTGTGCGCATCAACCTCGACGGCACGGGCCAGGGCAAGCTGCACACGGGCATTGGTTTCTTTGACCACATGCTCGAACAGATCGCCCGCCACGGCCTGATCGACCTGGACATCGACTGCGCAGGCGACCTGCACATCGACGGCCACCATACGGTGGAAGACGTAGGTATCACGCTGGGCCAAGCCTTTGCGCGGGCCGTGGGCGACAAGAAGGGCATTTCGCGCTATGGCCATGCCTACGTGCCGCTGGACGAGGCGCTCAGCCGCGTCGTGGTCGACTTTTCAGGCCGCCCTGGCCTTCACCTGCACATCCCCTTCACGGCGGGCAGCATTGGCGGCTTTGACACCCAGCTCACCTACGAATTCTTCCAAGGGTTTGTGAACCACGCGGGCGTGACGCTGCACATCGACAACCTCAAGGGCATCAACGCCCACCACCAGTGCGAGACGGTGTTCAAGGCCTTTGCCCGTGCGCTGCGCTCCGCGCTCACGCGCGACCCGCGTGCAGCAGGCACCATTCCGTCCACCAAGGGCAGTCTCTGA